The proteins below are encoded in one region of Cololabis saira isolate AMF1-May2022 chromosome 21, fColSai1.1, whole genome shotgun sequence:
- the mapk8ip3 gene encoding C-Jun-amino-terminal kinase-interacting protein 3 isoform X3 — protein sequence MMELQLDEVVYQDDYGSGTVMSERVSGLANSIYREFERLIRNYDEEVVKELMPLVVNVLENLDAVLTENQEHEVELELLKEDNEQLITQYEREKALRKQAEEKFIEFEDSLEAEKKDLQVQVEFLELQGKQLELKTKNYSDQIARLEERESDLKKEYNALHQRHTEMIQTYVEHIERSKLQQAGSNSQSDGPGCGRTKAERPPSLSLYPSGEGMVRGGLGGARMMPRKDIWQEDGSESDSVAATPSSTGSKSNTPTSSVPSATVTPINEGFIPHADFDATRTGNRRKSAKRLSRNMEVQVSQETRNVSIGMGSSDEWSEFQEIIDSTPELEMCVDPRVYGGNSPSQGIVNEAFGINTDSLYHEIQDAKSDIIGDVDAGAELLGEFSVRDDFFGMGKEVENLLTENKQLLETKNALNIVKNDLIAKVDELSGEQEALREELEAVRQSKNKVDARIKELEEELKRLRAEALGASRDSKDEVGDDFSSPMQDGDMTMTPRRRFTRVEMARVLMERNQYKERLMELQEAVRWTEMIRASRESPQITEKKKSTIWQFFARLFSSSSSPPPVKRPYYNVNIHYKSPSPASLTQRRGHTMCQISTSNRTLEFFPEELASNGVASLLSDSALLARREQRREQYRQVREHMRRDDGIMQACGWSVPSRFKQTGGQTDSAQDSSLKRTQTSNEKEDNRMKNVPVPVYCRPLVEKDPNRKLWCAAGVDLTGWKAGSQEGDPAKAPPGVSDPLNIEEDGTEKKNSHTSPEKRKSKELQEMDSMNSRVWILTSTHSASKVVIIDANQPGSLVDQFNVCNAHVLCISSVPAASESDYPAGEIVLDPIDGGAGSGEDTGGVEGMLAGITLVGCATNCSVARSNCSSRTDTPIMDKGQAPAAPPMNGKIHPAQSAEEATEATEVSESTANHTELGSGPPGPFTEHVFTDPRPADSFDRSTSQSKEETSQTTESEDGCEEAKNYTSVAPTMWLGAQNGWLYVHSAVGNWKKCLHSIKLKDSVLSLVHVKGRVLVALADGTLAIFHRSEDGQWDLSNYHLMDLGRPHHSIRCMAVVHDKVWCGYKNKIHVIQPKSMQIEKSFDAHPRRESQVRQLAWIGDGVWVSIRLDSTLRLYHAHTHQHLQDVDIEPYVSKMLGTGKLGFSFVRITALLIGGNRLWVGTGNGVIISIPLTETVVLHRGQLLGLRANKVSPTSSGGVIHVYGDDGSEKSSGSFIPYCSMAQAQLCFHGHRDAVKFFVSVPGNVLATLNGSVLDSPSEGQSSTAPTETESQCVQNVLVLSGGEGYIDFRIGDGEDDETEEPENNEVAQMKPALSKAERSHIIVWQVSYVPE from the exons AAATTCATTGAATTTGAGGATTCGCTGGAAGCCGAGAAGAAGGACCTGCAGGTACAGGTGGAGTTCCTGGAGCTGCAGGGGAAACAGCTGGAGCTCAAGACCAAGAACTACTCCGATCAGA TCGCGAGGCTGGAAGAACGAGAGTCAGACCTGAAGAAAGAGTACAATGCTCTTCACCAACGCCACACAGAG ATGATTCAGACGTACGTGGAGCACATAGAGCGGTCCAAATTGCAGCAGGCGGGGAGCAACAGCCAGTCAGATGGCCCCGGCTGTGGACGAAC CAAAGCGGAGAGGCCGCCATCGTTGAGCCTGTACCCCAGTGGAGAGGGCATGGTACGTGGGGGTCTCGGGGGGGCTAGGATGATGCCCAGGAAAGACATCTGGCAG GAGGATGGATCTGAGTCTGACTCGGTGGCCGCCACACCCAGCAGCACAGGAAGCAAGTCCAACACGCCCACCTCTTCGGTACCCTCCGCCACCGTCACCCCCATCAACGAGGGCTTCATCCCACACGCAGATTTTGACGCAACGCGTACTGGGAACCGCAGGAAAAGTGCCAAGCGGCTCAGTCGAAACATGGAGGTGCAGGTTTCCCAGGAAACCAGGAACGTCAGCATCG GTATGGGCAGCAGCGATGAGTGGTCAGAGTTTCAGGAGATCATTGATTCCACTCCTGAATTGGAAATGTGTGTAGATCCTCGTGTGTATGGAGGAAACAG CCCCTCTCAGGGCATAGTTAACGAAGCTTTTGGCATCAACACCGACTCTCTCTACCATGAGATCCAAGATGCCAAATCGGACATCATTGGGGATGTAGACGCTGGTGCCGAGTTGCTAG GCGAGTTCTCAG TCCGCGATGATTTCTTCG GGATGGGCAAGGAGGTGGAGAACCTGCTGACAGAGAACAAACAGCTTCTAGAGACCAA AAATGCTCTCAATATTGTGAAAAATGACCTTATTGCCAAAGTGGACGAGCTGTCAGGGGAGCAGGAGGCCCTGAGGGAGGAGCTGGAGGCGGTGCGGCAGTCTAAGAACAAGGTGGATGCCAGAATCAAGGAGCTAGAAGAGGAACTGAAGag GTTACGAGCAGAGGCTCTTGGTGCATCTCGGGACTCCAAAGACGAAGTAGGGGATGAC TTTTCATCACCGATGCAAGACGGGGACATGACGATGACTCCGAGGCGGCGCTTCACTCGGGTGGAGATGGCCCGTGTGCTGATGGAGAGGAACCAGTACAAAGAGAGACTGATGGAACTGCAGGAAGCTGTACGGTGGACAGAGATGATCAG GGCATCCAGGGAGAGTCCTCAAattacagagaagaagaagtcgACCATCTGGCAGTT CTTTGCACGTCTCTTCAGCTCATCGTCCAGCCCTCCGCCTGTCAAACGGCCATACTACAACGTCAACATCCATTACAAGTCTCCCTCACCGGCCAGTCTCACCCAGCGACGAGGCCACACCATGTGTCAGATCTCCACCTCCAACCGCACGCTGGAGTTCTTCCCAGAAGA ACTGGCCAGTAACGGTGTTGCGTCTCTCCTTAGTGACTCGGCACTGCTGGCCCGCCGAGAGCAGCGGCGCGAACAGTACAGGCAAGTGCGAGAGCACATGCGCCGCGATGACGGCATCATGCAGGCCTGTGGCTGGAGCGTGCCATCGCGATTCAAACAG ACTGGTGGTCAGACGGACAGCGCTCAGGACAGCTCGCTGAAGAGAACACAG ACCAGCAATGAGAAAGAGGACAACCGCATGAAGAACGTTCCCGTCCCGGTGTACTGTCGTCCTCTGGTGGAGAAAGACCCCAACAGGAAG CTGTGGTGTGCAGCAGGAGTGGACCTGACGGGGTGGAAGGCCGGCAGCCAGGAGGGGGACCCGGCTAAAGCTCCGCCAGGCGTCAGCGACCCCCTGAACATTGAAGAGGACGGGACAGAAAAGAAGAACAGTCACACATCCCCCGAAAAGAGAAAG tcAAAGGAGCTCCAGGAGATGGACTCCATGAACAGTCGGGTGTGGATCCTCACCAGCACCCACTCTGCCAGCAAAGTGGTCATCATTGACGCCAACCAGCCAGGTTCACTGGTGGACCAGTTCAATGTCTGCAATGCCCACGTGCTCTGCATCTCCAGTGTTCCAG CTGCGAGTGAGAGTGATTATCCGGCGGGAGAGATCGTCTTGGATCCAATAGACGGAGGAGCAGGGAGTGGAGAGGACACTGGTGGGGTGGAGGGTATGTTGGCCGGCATCACACTCGTTGGCTGCGCCACCAACTGCAGCGTTGCCCGTAGCAACTGCTCCTCACGTACTGACACACCCATAATGGACAAAGGACAAG CTCCCGCTGCTCCCCCCATGAACGGGAAGATTCACCCCGCCCAGTCGGCCGAGGAAGCTACAGAGGCAACGGAGGTGTCGGAGTCCACGGCCAACCACACGGAACTGGGATCTGGACCTCCGGGCCCGTTTACTGAGCACGTCTTCACCGACCCTCGCCCGGCTGACAGCTTCGATAG GAGCACAAGCCAATCCAAAGAGGAAACCTCTCAAACCACAGAGTCAGAGGATGGATGTGAAGAAGCCAAAAACTACACCAGCGTGGCTCCAACAATGTGGCTTGGGGCTCAAAATGGCTG GCTTTACGTCCACTCAGCTGTTGGAAACTGGAAGAAGTGTCTCCACTCCATCAAACTCAAAGATTCGGTGCTCAGTTTGGT GCATGTGAAAGGTCGTGTGCTGGTCGCCCTTGCTGATGGGACACTCGCCATATTCCACAGATCCGAAG ATGGCCAGTGGGATTTGTCCAACTACCACCTCATGGACCTTGGTCGACCTCATCACTCCATCCGCTGCATGGCTGTAGTCCATGATAAAGTGTGGTGTGGCTACAAGAACAAGATTCATGTCATTCAGCCCAAAAGCATGCAGATTGAG AAGTCCTTCGACGCCCACCCTCGCAGGGAAAGTCAGGTGCGTCAGCTGGCGTGGATCGGTGATGGCGTGTGGGTGTCGATCCGGCTAGATTCAACGCTGCGTCTGtaccatgcacacacacaccaacacctCCAGGACGTTGACATTGAGCCATACGTCAGCAAAATGTTGG GTACGGGCAAGCTGGGCTTCTCGTTTGTGCGAATAACAGCCCTCCTGATTGGTGGGAATCGTCTCTGGGTGGGAACTGGAAACGGCGTGATCATCTCCATCCCTCTGACAGAGA CGGTGGTCCTTCACCGGGGACAGCTCCTGGGTTTGAGGG CGAATAAAGTATCTCCTACATCCTCTGGTGGGGTGATCCATGTATACGGCGATGACGGCTCTGAGAAGAGCAGCGGCAGCTTCATACCTTACTGCTCAATGGCACAAGCTCAGCTCTGTTTCCATGGACACCGAGATGCTGTCAAGTTCTTCGTCTCTGTGCCGG GCAATGTTCTGGCCACTCTAaacggcagcgttctggacagTCCATCAGAGGGGCAGAGCTCcacagcccccacagagacggAGTCCCAGTGTGTCCAGAACGTGCTGGTGCTGAGCGGAGGAGAGGGCTACATAGACTTCCGCATAG GGGATGGAGAGGACGATGAGACCGAAGAACCGGAGAATAATGAAGTTGCGCAGATGAAACCTGCTCTGAGTAAAGCCGAGCGAAGCCACATCATCGTCTGGCAGGTGTCTTATGTACCTGAGTGA
- the mapk8ip3 gene encoding C-Jun-amino-terminal kinase-interacting protein 3 isoform X16: protein MMELQLDEVVYQDDYGSGTVMSERVSGLANSIYREFERLIRNYDEEVVKELMPLVVNVLENLDAVLTENQEHEVELELLKEDNEQLITQYEREKALRKQAEEKFIEFEDSLEAEKKDLQVQVEFLELQGKQLELKTKNYSDQIARLEERESDLKKEYNALHQRHTEMIQTYVEHIERSKLQQAGSNSQSDGPGCGRTQRHTWRKSKAERPPSLSLYPSGEGMVRGGLGGARMMPRKDIWQEDGSESDSVAATPSSTGSKSNTPTSSVPSATVTPINEGFIPHADFDATRTGNRRKSAKRLSRNMEVQVSQETRNVSIGMGSSDEWSEFQEIIDSTPELEMCVDPRVYGGNSPSQGIVNEAFGINTDSLYHEIQDAKSDIIGDVDAGAELLGEFSVRDDFFGMGKEVENLLTENKQLLETKNALNIVKNDLIAKVDELSGEQEALREELEAVRQSKNKVDARIKELEEELKRLRAEALGASRDSKDEVGDDFSSPMQDGDMTMTPRRRFTRVEMARVLMERNQYKERLMELQEAVRWTEMIRASRESPQITEKKKSTIWQFFARLFSSSSSPPPVKRPYYNVNIHYKSPSPASLTQRRGHTMCQISTSNRTLEFFPEELASNGVASLLSDSALLARREQRREQYRQVREHMRRDDGIMQACGWSVPSRFKQTSNEKEDNRMKNVPVPVYCRPLVEKDPNRKLWCAAGVDLTGWKAGSQEGDPAKAPPGVSDPLNIEEDGTEKKNSHTSPEKRKSKELQEMDSMNSRVWILTSTHSASKVVIIDANQPGSLVDQFNVCNAHVLCISSVPAASESDYPAGEIVLDPIDGGAGSGEDTGGVEGMLAGITLVGCATNCSVARSNCSSRTDTPIMDKGQAPAAPPMNGKIHPAQSAEEATEATEVSESTANHTELGSGPPGPFTEHVFTDPRPADSFDRSTSQSKEETSQTTESEDGCEEAKNYTSVAPTMWLGAQNGWLYVHSAVGNWKKCLHSIKLKDSVLSLVHVKGRVLVALADGTLAIFHRSEDGQWDLSNYHLMDLGRPHHSIRCMAVVHDKVWCGYKNKIHVIQPKSMQIEKSFDAHPRRESQVRQLAWIGDGVWVSIRLDSTLRLYHAHTHQHLQDVDIEPYVSKMLGTGKLGFSFVRITALLIGGNRLWVGTGNGVIISIPLTETNKVSPTSSGGVIHVYGDDGSEKSSGSFIPYCSMAQAQLCFHGHRDAVKFFVSVPGNVLATLNGSVLDSPSEGQSSTAPTETESQCVQNVLVLSGGEGYIDFRIGDGEDDETEEPENNEVAQMKPALSKAERSHIIVWQVSYVPE, encoded by the exons AAATTCATTGAATTTGAGGATTCGCTGGAAGCCGAGAAGAAGGACCTGCAGGTACAGGTGGAGTTCCTGGAGCTGCAGGGGAAACAGCTGGAGCTCAAGACCAAGAACTACTCCGATCAGA TCGCGAGGCTGGAAGAACGAGAGTCAGACCTGAAGAAAGAGTACAATGCTCTTCACCAACGCCACACAGAG ATGATTCAGACGTACGTGGAGCACATAGAGCGGTCCAAATTGCAGCAGGCGGGGAGCAACAGCCAGTCAGATGGCCCCGGCTGTGGACGAAC TCAACGCCACACATGGAGGAAAAG CAAAGCGGAGAGGCCGCCATCGTTGAGCCTGTACCCCAGTGGAGAGGGCATGGTACGTGGGGGTCTCGGGGGGGCTAGGATGATGCCCAGGAAAGACATCTGGCAG GAGGATGGATCTGAGTCTGACTCGGTGGCCGCCACACCCAGCAGCACAGGAAGCAAGTCCAACACGCCCACCTCTTCGGTACCCTCCGCCACCGTCACCCCCATCAACGAGGGCTTCATCCCACACGCAGATTTTGACGCAACGCGTACTGGGAACCGCAGGAAAAGTGCCAAGCGGCTCAGTCGAAACATGGAGGTGCAGGTTTCCCAGGAAACCAGGAACGTCAGCATCG GTATGGGCAGCAGCGATGAGTGGTCAGAGTTTCAGGAGATCATTGATTCCACTCCTGAATTGGAAATGTGTGTAGATCCTCGTGTGTATGGAGGAAACAG CCCCTCTCAGGGCATAGTTAACGAAGCTTTTGGCATCAACACCGACTCTCTCTACCATGAGATCCAAGATGCCAAATCGGACATCATTGGGGATGTAGACGCTGGTGCCGAGTTGCTAG GCGAGTTCTCAG TCCGCGATGATTTCTTCG GGATGGGCAAGGAGGTGGAGAACCTGCTGACAGAGAACAAACAGCTTCTAGAGACCAA AAATGCTCTCAATATTGTGAAAAATGACCTTATTGCCAAAGTGGACGAGCTGTCAGGGGAGCAGGAGGCCCTGAGGGAGGAGCTGGAGGCGGTGCGGCAGTCTAAGAACAAGGTGGATGCCAGAATCAAGGAGCTAGAAGAGGAACTGAAGag GTTACGAGCAGAGGCTCTTGGTGCATCTCGGGACTCCAAAGACGAAGTAGGGGATGAC TTTTCATCACCGATGCAAGACGGGGACATGACGATGACTCCGAGGCGGCGCTTCACTCGGGTGGAGATGGCCCGTGTGCTGATGGAGAGGAACCAGTACAAAGAGAGACTGATGGAACTGCAGGAAGCTGTACGGTGGACAGAGATGATCAG GGCATCCAGGGAGAGTCCTCAAattacagagaagaagaagtcgACCATCTGGCAGTT CTTTGCACGTCTCTTCAGCTCATCGTCCAGCCCTCCGCCTGTCAAACGGCCATACTACAACGTCAACATCCATTACAAGTCTCCCTCACCGGCCAGTCTCACCCAGCGACGAGGCCACACCATGTGTCAGATCTCCACCTCCAACCGCACGCTGGAGTTCTTCCCAGAAGA ACTGGCCAGTAACGGTGTTGCGTCTCTCCTTAGTGACTCGGCACTGCTGGCCCGCCGAGAGCAGCGGCGCGAACAGTACAGGCAAGTGCGAGAGCACATGCGCCGCGATGACGGCATCATGCAGGCCTGTGGCTGGAGCGTGCCATCGCGATTCAAACAG ACCAGCAATGAGAAAGAGGACAACCGCATGAAGAACGTTCCCGTCCCGGTGTACTGTCGTCCTCTGGTGGAGAAAGACCCCAACAGGAAG CTGTGGTGTGCAGCAGGAGTGGACCTGACGGGGTGGAAGGCCGGCAGCCAGGAGGGGGACCCGGCTAAAGCTCCGCCAGGCGTCAGCGACCCCCTGAACATTGAAGAGGACGGGACAGAAAAGAAGAACAGTCACACATCCCCCGAAAAGAGAAAG tcAAAGGAGCTCCAGGAGATGGACTCCATGAACAGTCGGGTGTGGATCCTCACCAGCACCCACTCTGCCAGCAAAGTGGTCATCATTGACGCCAACCAGCCAGGTTCACTGGTGGACCAGTTCAATGTCTGCAATGCCCACGTGCTCTGCATCTCCAGTGTTCCAG CTGCGAGTGAGAGTGATTATCCGGCGGGAGAGATCGTCTTGGATCCAATAGACGGAGGAGCAGGGAGTGGAGAGGACACTGGTGGGGTGGAGGGTATGTTGGCCGGCATCACACTCGTTGGCTGCGCCACCAACTGCAGCGTTGCCCGTAGCAACTGCTCCTCACGTACTGACACACCCATAATGGACAAAGGACAAG CTCCCGCTGCTCCCCCCATGAACGGGAAGATTCACCCCGCCCAGTCGGCCGAGGAAGCTACAGAGGCAACGGAGGTGTCGGAGTCCACGGCCAACCACACGGAACTGGGATCTGGACCTCCGGGCCCGTTTACTGAGCACGTCTTCACCGACCCTCGCCCGGCTGACAGCTTCGATAG GAGCACAAGCCAATCCAAAGAGGAAACCTCTCAAACCACAGAGTCAGAGGATGGATGTGAAGAAGCCAAAAACTACACCAGCGTGGCTCCAACAATGTGGCTTGGGGCTCAAAATGGCTG GCTTTACGTCCACTCAGCTGTTGGAAACTGGAAGAAGTGTCTCCACTCCATCAAACTCAAAGATTCGGTGCTCAGTTTGGT GCATGTGAAAGGTCGTGTGCTGGTCGCCCTTGCTGATGGGACACTCGCCATATTCCACAGATCCGAAG ATGGCCAGTGGGATTTGTCCAACTACCACCTCATGGACCTTGGTCGACCTCATCACTCCATCCGCTGCATGGCTGTAGTCCATGATAAAGTGTGGTGTGGCTACAAGAACAAGATTCATGTCATTCAGCCCAAAAGCATGCAGATTGAG AAGTCCTTCGACGCCCACCCTCGCAGGGAAAGTCAGGTGCGTCAGCTGGCGTGGATCGGTGATGGCGTGTGGGTGTCGATCCGGCTAGATTCAACGCTGCGTCTGtaccatgcacacacacaccaacacctCCAGGACGTTGACATTGAGCCATACGTCAGCAAAATGTTGG GTACGGGCAAGCTGGGCTTCTCGTTTGTGCGAATAACAGCCCTCCTGATTGGTGGGAATCGTCTCTGGGTGGGAACTGGAAACGGCGTGATCATCTCCATCCCTCTGACAGAGA CGAATAAAGTATCTCCTACATCCTCTGGTGGGGTGATCCATGTATACGGCGATGACGGCTCTGAGAAGAGCAGCGGCAGCTTCATACCTTACTGCTCAATGGCACAAGCTCAGCTCTGTTTCCATGGACACCGAGATGCTGTCAAGTTCTTCGTCTCTGTGCCGG GCAATGTTCTGGCCACTCTAaacggcagcgttctggacagTCCATCAGAGGGGCAGAGCTCcacagcccccacagagacggAGTCCCAGTGTGTCCAGAACGTGCTGGTGCTGAGCGGAGGAGAGGGCTACATAGACTTCCGCATAG GGGATGGAGAGGACGATGAGACCGAAGAACCGGAGAATAATGAAGTTGCGCAGATGAAACCTGCTCTGAGTAAAGCCGAGCGAAGCCACATCATCGTCTGGCAGGTGTCTTATGTACCTGAGTGA